One genomic segment of Drosophila melanogaster chromosome 3R includes these proteins:
- the CG42402 gene encoding uncharacterized protein, isoform C yields the protein MDYWKARVLLLSFMCIISTATADGEIIFRIDPLALLSATLRTYQKAACDSDQVLIACPRGTSISIEFAQYNKFVAKDGYSIEELCPGSGEIRSEIRGRTKHLLRGSIFGSPPLKTPSSKYMTAGHSLAVPVQSVPEFNSSSATSSESISSVSPSVDDIQSTDYNTDNASENCMWPNALQYSLLQTVVEACQKKKHCKFHGSPEFYGQGSSGVGDSSGTSSYHSSTASSNAISNDPCPKRKKIVEVAYKCRPYEFRSKVACHNDVAQLECNPYSRIAVYSASFGRTEYESIQCPQPQGVREETCLASYATETVMQICHGRRRCNLAADANTFGSPCQPNSRMYLKVVYTCVPKQVLKENKALEVEADESEDFGGDLNDLYDDELIYKESEAIPKLYSNTTTTVRQNGTRSLGLGFSVNSANNQSITNSSLVVEGDRSDVNPVMTHSADLSLEEDQERLYFYLLALVSLGVLISIVIFGTRIALQKHHLVTETLSSSFAKTTRRVEETTIPSGLNDTISEIDAEIDLKTTLPLPNLSNKENYLTYAPTSSLYADLPRNQLVSACSQGSAAGQIGKPHIVGTRQSPDLIGITQGPFVTTSMASLGGQGPMAAMVTSAIVIGDSTPNSSSLGAMIPITQYTTAPTIRGGYVISADNMGVIQRANNTPTPLNLLSGSTPEQPPQAGPIISAAGMTVTPQAHGGASNLRRVKPPFLQPQLSYDGTAPRTLSTGVAVGSQFYYG from the exons ATGGATTACTGGAAGGCCAGGGTGTTGCTTCTGTCGTTCATGTGTATCATTAGCACCGCCACGGCAGATGGGGAAATCATTTTTCGCATTGATCCTCTCG CTTTACTGTCGGCCACCTTGCGGACATATCAAAAAGCGGCATGTGACTCGGATCAAGTGCTTATAGCCTGTCCCCGTGGTACTAGTATTTCAATCGAGTTTGCCCAGTACAATAAGTTTGTTGCGAAAG ACGGCTACAGTATTGAAGAATTATGTCCTGGGTCTGGGGAAATAAGATCGGAAATCCGGGGTAGAACAAAGCACCTTCTTCGCGGATCGATCTTTGGCTCACCACCACTAAAAACACCGTCTAGCAAATACATGACTGCTGGCCACTCCCTTGCAGTCCCAGTACAATCTGTTCCTGAATTCAACAGTAGCAGTGCCACTAGCTCCGAATCAATTTCAAGCGTGTCCCCTTCAGTTGATGATATTCAAAGTACTGATTACAATACTGACAACGCTTCCGAGAACTGCATGTGGCCAAATGCATTACAG TACTCCTTACTGCAAACTGTCGTCGAGGCCTGCCAAAAAAAGAAGCACTGCAAGTTCCACGGATCCCCAGAGTTCTACGGCCAGGGCTCCAGCGGTGTGGGCGACTCGTCTGGAACCAGCAGCTACCACAGCAGCACAGCCAGCTCCAATGCAATAAGCAACGATCCTTGTCCAAAACGCAAAAAAATTGTCGAAGTCGCTTACAAATGTCGCCCAT ATGAGTTCCGAAGTAAGGTGGCTTGTCACAATGATGTAGCACAACTAGAGTGCAATCCTTACTCCCGTATAGCCGTATATAGTGCCAGCTTTGGAAGAACCGAGTACGAGAGCATTCAGTGTCCCCAACCGCAAGGAGTTCGAGAAGAAA CTTGTCTCGCTTCATATGCCACGGAGACTGTAATGCAAATTTGCCATGGTAGACGTCGATGCAACCTTGCAGCCGACGCAAATACTTTTGGAAGCCCTTGCCAACCAAATTCCCGAATGTACTTGAAAGTTGTTTATACGTGCG TGCCAAAGCAAGTCCTAAAAGAAAACAAGGCGTTGGAAGTGGAGGCTGACGAATCTGAAGATTTTGGAGGTGATCTGAATGACCTCTACGACGATGAGCTTATCTATAAGGAGTCCGAGGCAATACCCAAACTGTATAGCAATACAACAACGACAGTACGCCAAAACGGTACCAGATCACTAGGGTTAGGATTCAGCGTTAATTCTGCGAACAATCAGAGCATCACAAACAGTTCGCTGGTCGTCGAAGGCGATAGGAGTGACGTCAATCCTGTCATGACGCACAGTGCCGACTTAAGTCTAGAGG AGGACCAAGAAcgtctttatttttatcttctTGCTCTGGTTTCACTCGGAGTGCTTATTTCCATTGTCATATTCGGCACTAGGATAGCGCTTCAAAAACACCATCTGGTAACAGAAACGCTCTCCAGCTCTTTTGCAAAAACGACGAGACGGGTTGAGGAAACAACTATTCCAAGCGGCTTAAATGACACAATTTCCGAAATAGACGCTGAAATCGACCTAAAAACAACACTTCCTTTACCCAACTTGTCCAATAAAGAG AATTACTTGACCTACGCACCAACCAGCAGTCTGTACGCCGATCTCCCCCGTAATCAACTGGTCTCAGCTTGTAGCCAAGGATCTGCCGCCGGGCAAATAGGAAAGCCGCACATCGTTGGCACTCGTCAATCACCCGACCTTATTGGCATAACACAGGGACCTTTTGTGACTACAAGTATGGCGAGTTTAGGCGGTCAGGGTCCGATGGCTGCGATGGTGACGTCGGCTATTGTTATTGGAGATTCTACGCCCAATAGTAGTTCCTTAG GCGCTATGATACCTATCACCCAGTACACAACTGCTCCAACAATCAGAGGCGGGTACGTCATAAGTGCTGATAACATGGGTGTAATTCAGCGGGCGAATAACACGCCCACCCCGTTAAACTTGCTGTCCGGGAGCACGCCAGAACAACCCCCGCAAGCCGGACCGATAATCTCGGCGGCGGGCATGACTGTAACTCCACAGGCCCATGGGGGCGCATCAAATCTGCGGCGTGTAAAGCCACCATTCTTGCAGCCACAGCTTTCATATGATGGCACTGCACCACGGACTCTCTCCACCGGAGTAGCTGTTGGCTCGCAGTTTTATTATGGATGA
- the CG42402 gene encoding uncharacterized protein, isoform E encodes MESRLAWKRYTSYPQPLRHRVVLIGWALIWTMSLNSVFCGEKLALLSATLRTYQKAACDSDQVLIACPRGTSISIEFAQYNKFVAKDGYSIEELCPGSGEIRSEIRGRTKHLLRGSIFGSPPLKTPSSKYMTAGHSLAVPVQSVPEFNSSSATSSESISSVSPSVDDIQSTDYNTDNASENCMWPNALQYSLLQTVVEACQKKKHCKFHGSPEFYGQGSSGVGDSSGTSSYHSSTASSNAISNDPCPKRKKIVEVAYKCRPYEFRSKVACHNDVAQLECNPYSRIAVYSASFGRTEYESIQCPQPQGVREETCLASYATETVMQICHGRRRCNLAADANTFGSPCQPNSRMYLKVVYTCVPKQVLKENKALEVEADESEDFGGDLNDLYDDELIYKESEAIPKLYSNTTTTVRQNGTRSLGLGFSVNSANNQSITNSSLVVEGDRSDVNPVMTHSADLSLEEDQERLYFYLLALVSLGVLISIVIFGTRIALQKHHLVTETLSSSFAKTTRRVEETTIPSGLNDTISEIDAEIDLKTTLPLPNLSNKENYLTYAPTSSLYADLPRNQLVSACSQGSAAGQIGKPHIVGTRQSPDLIGITQGPFVTTSMASLGGQGPMAAMVTSAIVIGDSTPNSSSLGAMIPITQYTTAPTIRGGYVISADNMGVIQRANNTPTPLNLLSGSTPEQPPQAGPIISAAGMTVTPQAHGGASNLRRVKPPFLQPQLSYDGTAPRTLSTGVAVGSQFYYG; translated from the exons CTTTACTGTCGGCCACCTTGCGGACATATCAAAAAGCGGCATGTGACTCGGATCAAGTGCTTATAGCCTGTCCCCGTGGTACTAGTATTTCAATCGAGTTTGCCCAGTACAATAAGTTTGTTGCGAAAG ACGGCTACAGTATTGAAGAATTATGTCCTGGGTCTGGGGAAATAAGATCGGAAATCCGGGGTAGAACAAAGCACCTTCTTCGCGGATCGATCTTTGGCTCACCACCACTAAAAACACCGTCTAGCAAATACATGACTGCTGGCCACTCCCTTGCAGTCCCAGTACAATCTGTTCCTGAATTCAACAGTAGCAGTGCCACTAGCTCCGAATCAATTTCAAGCGTGTCCCCTTCAGTTGATGATATTCAAAGTACTGATTACAATACTGACAACGCTTCCGAGAACTGCATGTGGCCAAATGCATTACAG TACTCCTTACTGCAAACTGTCGTCGAGGCCTGCCAAAAAAAGAAGCACTGCAAGTTCCACGGATCCCCAGAGTTCTACGGCCAGGGCTCCAGCGGTGTGGGCGACTCGTCTGGAACCAGCAGCTACCACAGCAGCACAGCCAGCTCCAATGCAATAAGCAACGATCCTTGTCCAAAACGCAAAAAAATTGTCGAAGTCGCTTACAAATGTCGCCCAT ATGAGTTCCGAAGTAAGGTGGCTTGTCACAATGATGTAGCACAACTAGAGTGCAATCCTTACTCCCGTATAGCCGTATATAGTGCCAGCTTTGGAAGAACCGAGTACGAGAGCATTCAGTGTCCCCAACCGCAAGGAGTTCGAGAAGAAA CTTGTCTCGCTTCATATGCCACGGAGACTGTAATGCAAATTTGCCATGGTAGACGTCGATGCAACCTTGCAGCCGACGCAAATACTTTTGGAAGCCCTTGCCAACCAAATTCCCGAATGTACTTGAAAGTTGTTTATACGTGCG TGCCAAAGCAAGTCCTAAAAGAAAACAAGGCGTTGGAAGTGGAGGCTGACGAATCTGAAGATTTTGGAGGTGATCTGAATGACCTCTACGACGATGAGCTTATCTATAAGGAGTCCGAGGCAATACCCAAACTGTATAGCAATACAACAACGACAGTACGCCAAAACGGTACCAGATCACTAGGGTTAGGATTCAGCGTTAATTCTGCGAACAATCAGAGCATCACAAACAGTTCGCTGGTCGTCGAAGGCGATAGGAGTGACGTCAATCCTGTCATGACGCACAGTGCCGACTTAAGTCTAGAGG AGGACCAAGAAcgtctttatttttatcttctTGCTCTGGTTTCACTCGGAGTGCTTATTTCCATTGTCATATTCGGCACTAGGATAGCGCTTCAAAAACACCATCTGGTAACAGAAACGCTCTCCAGCTCTTTTGCAAAAACGACGAGACGGGTTGAGGAAACAACTATTCCAAGCGGCTTAAATGACACAATTTCCGAAATAGACGCTGAAATCGACCTAAAAACAACACTTCCTTTACCCAACTTGTCCAATAAAGAG AATTACTTGACCTACGCACCAACCAGCAGTCTGTACGCCGATCTCCCCCGTAATCAACTGGTCTCAGCTTGTAGCCAAGGATCTGCCGCCGGGCAAATAGGAAAGCCGCACATCGTTGGCACTCGTCAATCACCCGACCTTATTGGCATAACACAGGGACCTTTTGTGACTACAAGTATGGCGAGTTTAGGCGGTCAGGGTCCGATGGCTGCGATGGTGACGTCGGCTATTGTTATTGGAGATTCTACGCCCAATAGTAGTTCCTTAG GCGCTATGATACCTATCACCCAGTACACAACTGCTCCAACAATCAGAGGCGGGTACGTCATAAGTGCTGATAACATGGGTGTAATTCAGCGGGCGAATAACACGCCCACCCCGTTAAACTTGCTGTCCGGGAGCACGCCAGAACAACCCCCGCAAGCCGGACCGATAATCTCGGCGGCGGGCATGACTGTAACTCCACAGGCCCATGGGGGCGCATCAAATCTGCGGCGTGTAAAGCCACCATTCTTGCAGCCACAGCTTTCATATGATGGCACTGCACCACGGACTCTCTCCACCGGAGTAGCTGTTGGCTCGCAGTTTTATTATGGATGA